In Ornithodoros turicata isolate Travis chromosome 1, ASM3712646v1, whole genome shotgun sequence, the DNA window gggcatcagtcgtgacgttgcccacatacgtgaggccgacaacggcaagccctttcaccatcaccaccaccaccataggCGCAGGTCTCGAAACTGTAGCTTCCCTTTCTTGCCTTCCCAGCTATACAGCTGCCCTAGATCTCGTCACTCATGACGTAGCTCAGTATTCTTCTAACTGCAGCTAGTGTGACATCGCCACCGAGTACCGCAAGCTCGTGCACCTGTAAATGGCTTTCTAGCACGGCATACAACGCATCAGACTGGATTTCTTGGTTAATCCCACATCCCAAAAGTAATGTCTCAAAAGCGTTGAAGACTCAGAGAAACTGTTTGTGCGGCTGTTTGCCACAGTGTTGTGATTGGCCACTCCCAAACATGCATGCCCGCGCCTCGCTGGTACGCTCAGTCTGGGCATGGCAGCCGTTGAGAATGGAGCTCCCGTTGGCCAAGTGCGAACTCTACTGCCAACTCTAGTGCCAACTCTACTGCCAAGTGCGAAGTGGACTCTTCGGCCAACAAATCTGCTAGGATGACCGGGCCCCTAGCAACATCATCGAGGGAAGAAAGGCTTCGACCTCGCAAATGAGGCCTAAAACCCAGCAAACCAAAGTCCGTACGTGCGAGGAACGATGGATCACGAAATGCGATGATGCGATCGTACCTGGGACGTGCGCCAATCCCCGAAACACCCGTGAAAAATGCTCAACTTGTCCGGGGTTTCGAATTCGCTGTGTGCTCCCACAGATAACCCGTGGGGTGAAGTTCGGATCATAGCGCGTGCGTTCTCCGGAGCAGCCACTGCGTACGGCGGGGCGTTCCTGCCGTTCGCACCTTACCGCAAGAAGCTCCGCCCTGCACGCCGCGCAAAGGCAGCGTGCAGGGCGGAACTTCCTGCGGTAGCGTGTAGCAAGGTGTTGTTGCGAAGAGGCAGACGACGCTCGTTTTCCGATGTTAAACAAAGGCGAGATATGAGGAATAAAACTTGTTGGAATCGCCATACTTACCGTCATTCCAATGATGGAGTCACTGCTTTCATTGTGACAGCCTACACGAAGCGTCGTGTGCCCAGAGAATATGCCCACACCGGGTTGTACATGTTACATGTAGTCACAGTTTGTGGTTGTTTTGAAAAtatttatttccataaaaccTCAAATTAGAAAAACAACGATCTCGCCGCTCTCACTATAGGCCTGCCGGCTGAAGACGTCCTGCAATTTTCATGCACGATTTCTTTACGTTCTGGAGGCTGTGGAGAACGGTTGTAATATATGTCCGAGACATTTGGACCTCCTTCACTGGCacaagctaaagctagtaggctTTCATTCACGCGAGCACTGACGTTGCGTCGGACTATGCGATCCGATCTCCACATTGTTCAAATTACAGTCGGGCGCGTGCAGTTGATGAATCCGATTATATGGCACGGAAACATAAAGGTAGCACAGGTTTAAAGGAACCGACACTTGCCGTTGGTTGACATCTGTAGTGAAGTACTGTAATCGGCGCAACTGAAAGAGGCGGTCTGGCAACAGGGCGTCTaaaaagagagaggagagaAAAAGAACATGGCGGAGGCGGCCATGCTACAGAAACGTGCTACGAAGAAAATCCATGTAATCCGCGTAATTGTAATGATTTATTGAGTTACTAAATAAACAGAAGGTAATGTCCAAAGAAGTCACCacaactggcgacgaggattTCACACCCAGGGCAAGAGAAGACAGCACAATGCAGCCATTTGTCACACCCATCGCTGTATTCGACCCACATGGTGAGCCCTCATCCATTGCCCAAAGATGGGAGAAGTGGTTGAATCGCCTAGAAAACTTCATTGTGGCGTCGAACGTCAaagacaagaaacagcaaaaagCAATGCTACTGCACTTCGCGGGAGAGCAAGTTTTCGACATTTACGAGGCGCTTGGTGGCACCGCCGAAGACGACTTTGAGAACTCCTCACAGATCACTGCAAGCCTAAGAAGAACATAGTCTTCGAGCAACATGTCTTTCGGCAAGCGGTACAACAGCAAGGAGAAACTATCTCTGAGTACTTCGTTCGACTCAAGAAGCTAGCATAAACCTGTGAGTTCGCGAACGAGGACCAAGCGTTGCTGGCGCAAATGATAGAAGGCATCACGTCCACCAAGTTGAGAAGAAAAGCGCTAAGAGACCCCAGTATCACCCTAGAAAAATTAAAAGAACTTGGGCAAGCACACGAGCAAGCAGAACTGCAAGCGGACAAGATGGAAGGAACTccagaaaacacacaaaaagtaaACGCGGTGAAAGGAAAGCACTACAAACTCAAAAAGAAACAACCCAGTGGCAACAaaagtggaaaaaaaaatgttggggATGCGGAGGCACATGGCCCCACAAGGATGGAAAAACGTCTTGTCCAGCGTGGGAAGTAACATGTACAAACTGTCAGAAATTACATCACTTCGCGAAACACTGCCGAAACAACACTGGAAAGGGGAAGCCATCCGTGAAAACAATAACGTCAAAAGAACAAGAAGACAGCTCCGATGACAACTCGATATACAATGTAAGGACAGCGAACAAAACCTTACCAAAGGTCAGAGTCAACATTGGACCTGTGAGCACGCAAGCACTCATTGACACTGGCTCGTCGGTGAACCTTGTGGACGCCGAGACCTTCCAAAAGATCCAGTTAAAAAGTGACCTGGAACTTACTCCAACCAGCACACAGTACTTTGCCTATGGGAGCCACGCAAAGTTACCTATCATAGGAAAATTCAAAACAGAGATTCACGTTGGAGACAAGAGACAGCCGGCAGAAGTGGCAGTGGTGAACAAAGTGGCTGAAAACATCATTGGTTACGAGACTGCAGATGCTTTAGGTATCATAAAAATAACCCTCaacataaatgcagagcagacgCTAGACCCACAAGAAGAATTCCCTCAACTATTTCAAGGGATGGGAAAGCTCAAAGATCTGCAAGTTCATCTGCATGTAGACCCCTCGGTTACACCAGTTGCCCAACCACACAGAAGGATACCGCTTCACATTAGAAAAGCTGTGGAGGAGAAACTGAAAGAACTAGAAGACGGTGACATCATCGAGAAAGTGTCTGGGCCAACACCTTGGATGTCCCCCCTAGTAATTGTGCCTAAGCCAGGGAAGGAGGAGATAAGACTGTGCTTGGACATGCGTGAACCAAACAAGGCCATCAAACGTGAACGACATGTAATACCCACAATAGATGACATCATCTGCACCATGAGCGGAGCAAAGATGTTCTCCAAACTTGACTTGAGAGATGGGTATCACCAGCTGGAACTAGCAGAGGATTCCCGACACATAACCACATTTTCTGCCCACTGTGGAATATACCGTTACAAGCGGTTAAATTTTGGCATATCCTCTGCCGCTGAAGTTTTCCAAGAAGTGATCCGGCAAGTCATCAATGGTGTAGAGGGAGTTATAAACCCAAGTGACGATATTATTGTGTCAGGAAATACAATAGAGGAACATAATCAACGACTCCATCTAGTGCTCCAGCGACTGTCAAAAGCAGGACTAGTGCTAAATGCCAAGAAATGTGTGTTCAGAAGGACCTCCCTGAAATTCTTTGGACTGCTTTTTACATCAGAAGGCATAAAACCAGATCCAGAAAAGGTGAAATCAATATGCAGACTTTCTCAGCCAAAGGATGTGCGTGAGATCCGAAGCTTCTTGGGAATGGTAACATACTGTGCCCGATTCCTCCCAAGGTTAGCACAAGTAGTGGAGCCACTGCGACAACTCACCAAAAAAGGGATGGAATTTGTGTGGACAGCAAGACACAGCGATGCCTTCAATGAAGCTAAAAAGCTGATGTCCGAAGAACGAAAGCTAGCCTACTTTGACCCCTCaccctaccgccggctgtgctgcctgaggttttccctgggttttccgaagactttccagacgaatgttggcacagttccccctgaagtcggcccaggacgcatactaatccccctgtcccccactccttcctgctgtcctctctccgtctgtccacatctgtacgccgctcatagccacagttgcttcgcggtgctaacacgcaatcaaaaaaaaaaaaattgacccCTCACACAAGACAGAGCTCACTGTGGATGCAGGACCGAAAGGAGTGGGAGCTATTTTGAGTCaagtaacaagaaaaaacaaatcTCGGGTGATTGCCTACCACAGTAGACCACTCTCTCCAGTCGAACAAAGATATTCACAAATAGAGAGAGAGCTTCTAGCCATCCTGTCAGCCATCACACACTTTCATCTGTATCTGTATGGTGCTCCGTTCTCAGTACAGACAGACCATAAACCACTTGTGAGTATCCTTCAAAACTCAAGGTGCATGGTATCAGCTAGAATGGAAAGAATGCTGCTGAAGCTACAACAATACACATTCCAAGTGCGACACATTGTAGGGTCAAGCAACCCTGCTGACTTCTTATCACGAAACGTGGTGGAAGACAAGGAACTGAAAGAAACTGCAGTGGAGGAGTATGTCAACCACATAGCCCAGCAAGCATGTCCAAAAGCTCTAACTCTGGAACTGATAGAAGAAGCAACAAAGAACGATGCAATCCTGAGCAAACTGTCAGAAGTATTACAGACCAAACCTTGCAGTAACAGCTCATGGACACAAGAAATAAGTCCATTCAAGGCCATCGCAAATGAACTCTCAGCGACAGCGAAAGGAGCTATACTCACAGGAAATCGACTGGTCATCCCTGAATCCCTGCAGAAAAAAGTAATTCAACTAGCCCATCGAGGACACATGGGGATTCGCAAAACAAAGCAGCTTCTCCGTGAGAAGGTGTGGTTTAAAGGAATCGATGGAGCAGTAGAAAATGCTGTGAAGACCTGCATACCCTGCCAAGCCGTCGTGCAAGAAAACATACGTACACCTATAATAATGACTAAACTGCCTGAAGGACCGTGGCAAAATCTTGCGTTAGATTTTGCAGGACCATTTCCCGATGGACAGTACCTGTTAGTGCTCGTCGATGAATACTCAAGATTTCCTGTAATACGGACTCTAAAGTCTTTGGACACTGACAGAGTAACCAAAGCTCTACGAGACATTTTTACCCTTTTCGGTATGCCTGTCAAGGTGAAAACAGATAACGGACCCCCCTTCTCAGGATACAAATTCAAATACTTCATGGCAGACTTGGGGATCCACCACCACTTAATTACTCCCTTGTGGCCGGAGGCAAATGGGGAAGTGGAGAGACTCATGCGTACCATAAACAAGACTGCCCGAGCAGCCAACACTGACGGAAGAGATTGGAAAATCGAACTCGAGCACTTCCTACTTAACTACCGTGCGACTCCGCACTCAACGACGGGAAAGTCACCCGGTGAACTACACTTTGGAAGGAGGATGCGCACCTGCATTCCAGAAGTCAGAACACCAGTTTTCGATGCTGAAGTAAGACGGAAGGACGAAGAAATGAAACAAAAGTGCAAGACAGATGCagaaaagaggaaaacaatTAGACCACTTGAATTACAAGAAGGGGACAAAGTGCTagtcaaagaaaagaagaagaacaaactATCGCCTGCTTACAACCCAAACCCGTACACTGTGGAAAAGGTCGAAGGGACCAAAATAACCGTCCGCAGAAATGATCACAAAATAGTGAGGAATGCTTCATACCTCAAGAAACTGAAAGTGAGCATGCCAAAAGATAAGGAGAGATTGACATCGACGTATGAAGCAACATCCATGAATGGAAAGCTTGAGCCGTCAACAAAACAAGTGGGTTTCAGTATACCCATACTACCAACAGACCAGGAACCCATAGAGGAGGAAACGAGAGGCTGTTGTAGTTCTGACTGTTTCCATTCGTAGTTCTGAGCCTCAAcaggaacaagaacaacaaatgGACCGCGTCGAtgaaaacgaaagaagccacCACTCCAAGGAACAAACAAGGAGTAGATACCCTAAAAGATCGACACGCGGCGTCAAGCCGTTCCGACTCGCAGATTTTGAAGTGGGGGAGGAATGTAGTGAAGTACTGTAATCGGCGCAACTGAAAGAGGCGGTCTGGCAACAGGGCGTCTaaaaagagagaggagagaAAAAGAACATGGCGGAGGCGGCCATGCTACAGAAACGTGCTACGAAGAAAATCCATGTAATCCGCGTAATTGTAATGCTTTATTGAGTTACTAAATAAACAGAAGGTAATGTCCAAAGAAGTCACCACAACATCCTTCCACCAGCGTGGCGACGAAGAAAAGGGCCGCTGTCACGAGCACGATCACACGGCACCGGTCAGAACACGTTTGAACCTCGCGGACGCTGGACGTTGTACCACGGTGACCGTTACGTATATGTGCACTGCGATCTAAACTCAATGTGTTTCTGCGTAATAATGTTGCAGTAACATAGCAAATAACTGTAATTCCATTGTAGCACTCGCATCAACGCCAAAATGGTTAGGTAATTTTATACAGTCACCACAGTTTCGCACTACCTCCTCGCTCTCAAGAGTTGAATGCTCGCATTTTGCTCTCGGGTGGATGGGTGTGGGAGCAGGAGGTTTTAGTCGCGGACGGTGCTCGCAAGGACGACGCATTGATCGTCTCATCCGGGTGTGGGCATTGAGATCAAAATGGGATAATCGGTGAACGATACGTGTTTGCTGGGAAACGACATTGGCATTTGCGAATAGCGCGAGCCACCTCATCGCGTTCCTTCCCAAGCGGTTCAGCTCCGCGGTACAGCTGTAGGATTGCTCGGATACCTAGGACCCCTCCGCGTGTTGCGTTCGGGCCACAAGTTCCTTACCCATGGGCATTACGTAATCCGGGGGCAAAAACTCCTCCTAAAACAGCCGCT includes these proteins:
- the LOC135384840 gene encoding uncharacterized protein K02A2.6-like; the protein is MSKEVTTTGDEDFTPRAREDSTMQPFVTPIAVFDPHGEPSSIAQRWEKWLNRLENFIVASNVKDKKQQKAMLLHFAGEQVFDIYEALGGTAEDDFENSSQITVRVNIGPVSTQALIDTGSSVNLVDAETFQKIQLKSDLELTPTSTQYFAYGSHAKLPIIGKFKTEIHVGDKRQPAEVAVVNKVAENIIGYETADALGIIKITLNINAEQTLDPQEEFPQLFQGMGKLKDLQVHLHVDPSVTPVAQPHRRIPLHIRKAVEEKLKELEDGDIIEKVSGPTPWMSPLVIVPKPGKEEIRLCLDMREPNKAIKRERHVIPTIDDIICTMSGAKMFSKLDLRDGYHQLELAEDSRHITTFSAHCGIYRYKRLNFGISSAAEVFQEVIRQVINGVEGVINPSDDIIVSGNTIEEHNQRLHLVLQRLSKAGLVLNAKKCVFRRTSLKFFGLLFTSEGIKPDPEKVKSICRLSQPKDVREIRSFLGMVTYCARFLPRCMVSARMERMLLKLQQYTFQVRHIVGSSNPADFLSRNVVEDKELKETAVEEYVNHIAQQACPKALTLELIEEATKNDAILSKLSEVLQTKPCSNSSWTQEISPFKAIANELSATAKGAILTGNRLVIPESLQKKVIQLAHRGHMGIRKTKQLLREKVWFKGIDGAVENAVKTCIPCQAVVQENIRTPIIMTKLPEGPWQNLALDFAGPFPDGQYLLVLVDEYSRFPVIRTLKSLDTDRVTKALRDIFTLFGMPVKVKTDNGPPFSGYKFKYFMADLGIHHHLITPLWPEANGEVERLMRTINKTARAANTDGRDWKIELEHFLLNYRATPHSTTGKSPGELHFGRRMRTCIPEVRTPVFDAEVRRKDEEMKQKCKTDAEKRKTIRPLELQEGDKVLVKEKKKNKLSPAYNPNPYTVEKVEGTKITVRRNDHKIVRNASYLKKLKVSMPKDKERLTSTYEATSMNGKLEPSTKQVGFSIPILPTDQEPIEEETRGCCSSDCFHS